The Coleofasciculus sp. FACHB-T130 genome contains the following window.
AAGACTTGGACAGCCTCAGCACCCGCATTCAGGGCGGTGGCGATAGTAGTCGTAGCGCGGAGTACATCGATGGCGATCGCGCACTCAGGTACGCTGTCGGAGGGAGTCAGTTCGGGCGTGTGGTAGACAAATAACTTCACAATTAAGGTTTTACCTGCAATCAAAACTATTGACTTAACATTTTAGGGAGCATTAGGTAGGAAAGCCTACCAAATTTAGATTAAACCGCCGAAAGTCGTGCCAACGCATCTTTCATCGTGGGTGGTAACTGGCGCATAATCTTACCCTTTTCTCGATCTACTACCACTAACGTGACTTTTGCAGTCACGTACAACTCTTGTCCATCGAGAGATTGAATCTGATAATCCCAATTGATGCGGACGCCCTCGGTATCTGCCATGCGCGTCTTTAGCACAGCACTCATTCCCATCCGCAGAGGGCGGTGGTAGCGCACCGAAAGATCCACAACCGGCATATCGCATCCCAAGGCGACTAAATCTGCAAATTCGATGCCAATTGAGCGCAGGCATTCCACCCGCGCCTCTTCCATCCAGGTAATATAGGAGCCATGCCAGACAATCCCTGCATAGTCAGTATGGTGAGGATGCGCTTTGACTGGGTATTCAAACCAGTTCTCTGTCGTAGCTGTTAGAGAGACGCTTTCAATCGCGCCCATAGGTGGCAGTGATGGCGAGGTTTGTGGTTCTTCTGACACGTTGCCTATCGTCCTCAATACACCTAGAGGATTGTACCTCTAGACTGAGCGCGATCGCCTCCTGAGATCGTTAGATGACTCTTCTTCCTGCGCGAGGGCTATTCTCAGTGCGATCCTT
Protein-coding sequences here:
- a CDS encoding thioesterase family protein codes for the protein MSEEPQTSPSLPPMGAIESVSLTATTENWFEYPVKAHPHHTDYAGIVWHGSYITWMEEARVECLRSIGIEFADLVALGCDMPVVDLSVRYHRPLRMGMSAVLKTRMADTEGVRINWDYQIQSLDGQELYVTAKVTLVVVDREKGKIMRQLPPTMKDALARLSAV